The following coding sequences lie in one Mycobacterium sp. Z3061 genomic window:
- a CDS encoding M18 family aminopeptidase, translating to MVATAPGLGEFIDASPSPFHACATAAARLRDAGYTELSEFDRWPEQPGRHFILRAGSLVAWSGSAGLTPFRIVGAHTDSPNLRVKQHPDRCVAGWKVVALEPYGGAWLNSWLDRDLGISGRLSVRDGSGVSHRLVRIDQPILRVPQLAIHLAEDRKSLALDPQRHLNAVWGVGSVAESFVGYVAEAAGVAGDDVLSADLMTHDLTPSTVVGADGSLLSAPRLDNQASCYAGLEALLALDAAPTEFLPVLVLFDHEEVGSTSDHGAQSNLLGTVLERIVLTAGGNREDFLRLLPASLLASADMAHATHPNYPERHEPGHQIAVNGGPVLKVHPNLRYATDGRTAAAFALACEQAGVPLQRYEHRADLPCGSTIGPMASARTGIPTVDVGAPQLAMHSARELMGAHDVGAYAAALQAFLAPQA from the coding sequence ATGGTGGCCACCGCCCCGGGCCTGGGTGAATTCATTGATGCGTCCCCGTCGCCGTTTCACGCGTGCGCCACGGCGGCCGCCCGGTTGCGCGACGCCGGCTACACCGAACTCAGCGAGTTCGATCGTTGGCCGGAGCAACCCGGGCGCCACTTCATCCTGCGCGCCGGATCGCTGGTCGCCTGGAGCGGGAGCGCCGGTCTCACCCCGTTCCGGATCGTCGGCGCGCACACCGACAGCCCGAACCTGCGCGTCAAGCAACACCCGGACCGCTGTGTGGCCGGCTGGAAGGTGGTGGCGCTGGAGCCCTACGGCGGCGCCTGGCTGAACTCCTGGCTGGACCGCGACCTCGGCATCAGCGGGCGGCTTTCAGTGCGGGACGGCAGCGGGGTGAGTCATCGGCTGGTCCGGATCGACCAGCCAATCCTGCGGGTTCCGCAGCTGGCCATCCATCTGGCGGAGGATCGCAAGTCGCTCGCGCTGGATCCGCAGCGACACCTCAACGCGGTCTGGGGCGTGGGTAGCGTGGCCGAGTCGTTCGTCGGGTACGTCGCCGAAGCGGCCGGAGTGGCGGGCGACGATGTGCTGTCCGCCGACCTGATGACGCACGACCTGACGCCTTCGACGGTGGTCGGCGCCGACGGCAGCCTGCTGAGCGCTCCGCGGCTGGACAACCAGGCGAGCTGCTACGCGGGACTGGAAGCGCTGCTCGCCCTGGACGCGGCGCCCACCGAATTCCTGCCGGTGCTGGTGCTGTTCGATCACGAGGAGGTCGGCTCGACATCCGACCACGGCGCGCAATCCAACCTGTTGGGCACCGTTCTGGAACGGATCGTGCTGACCGCCGGCGGCAACCGCGAGGACTTTCTGAGGTTGTTGCCCGCCTCGTTGCTGGCGTCGGCCGACATGGCGCACGCCACGCACCCCAACTATCCGGAACGCCACGAACCGGGTCACCAGATCGCGGTCAACGGAGGCCCGGTGCTCAAAGTTCACCCCAACCTGCGGTACGCCACCGACGGACGCACCGCCGCGGCGTTCGCCCTGGCCTGCGAGCAGGCGGGGGTGCCGCTGCAACGCTACGAACATCGGGCCGACCTGCCCTGCGGGTCGACGATCGGACCGATGGCCTCGGCGCGCACCGGCATTCCGACGGTGGACGTCGGCGCTCCGCAACTCGCCATGCATTCGGCGCGGGAGTTGATGGGCGCGCACGATGTCGGTGCGTACGCGGCCGCCCTGCAGGCGTTTCTCGCGCCGCAGGCATAG
- a CDS encoding Dyp-type peroxidase, whose product MPVPAVQPQPILAPLTPAAIFLVATINDGGEEAVHAALPDISGLVRAIGFRDPTKRLSAIASIGSDAWDRLFSGPRPAELHPFTELTGPRHAAPATPGDLLLHLRAESMDVCFELAGRILKAMAGAVTVVDEVHGFRFFDNRDLLGFVDGTENPDGPIAVSATTVGDEDPDFAGSCYVHVQKYVHDMTSWDSLSVTEQERVIGRTKLEDIELGDDVKPSNSHIALNVITDEDGTELKIVRHNMPFGEVGKGEYGTYFIGYSRTPAVTERLLRNMFLGDPPGNTDRVLDFSTAVTGGLFFSPTVDFLDDPPALPQSPAPAAAPPSTSHDGSLSIGSLKGISQ is encoded by the coding sequence ATGCCTGTGCCCGCTGTTCAGCCGCAGCCCATACTGGCGCCGTTGACGCCAGCCGCGATCTTTCTGGTGGCCACCATCAACGACGGTGGCGAGGAGGCGGTTCACGCCGCACTGCCCGACATCTCCGGTTTGGTGCGGGCGATCGGCTTCCGCGACCCGACCAAGAGACTGTCGGCGATCGCCTCCATCGGATCCGACGCCTGGGACCGGTTGTTCTCGGGCCCACGGCCCGCCGAGTTGCACCCCTTCACCGAATTGACCGGCCCACGCCACGCCGCACCCGCGACCCCCGGCGACCTGCTGTTGCACCTTCGGGCCGAGTCCATGGACGTGTGCTTCGAACTGGCCGGGCGCATCCTCAAGGCGATGGCCGGAGCGGTGACGGTGGTCGACGAGGTGCACGGTTTCCGGTTCTTCGACAACCGCGACCTGCTGGGATTCGTCGACGGAACCGAGAACCCGGACGGTCCGATCGCGGTCAGCGCGACCACCGTCGGCGACGAAGACCCCGACTTCGCCGGGTCGTGCTACGTGCACGTGCAGAAGTACGTGCACGACATGACGTCCTGGGATTCGCTCTCAGTCACCGAGCAGGAACGGGTGATCGGGCGAACCAAGTTGGAGGACATCGAACTCGGCGACGACGTCAAGCCGTCCAACTCGCATATCGCGCTGAACGTGATCACCGACGAAGACGGCACCGAGCTCAAGATCGTGCGGCACAACATGCCCTTCGGCGAGGTGGGCAAGGGCGAATACGGCACCTACTTCATCGGCTATTCGCGCACGCCGGCGGTCACCGAGCGCCTGCTGCGCAATATGTTCCTCGGCGATCCGCCCGGCAACACCGACCGGGTCCTCGACTTCTCGACCGCCGTCACCGGTGGTTTGTTCTTCTCTCCCACCGTCGACTTTCTCGATGACCCACCGGCGTTGCCGCAATCCCCGGCGCCGGCCGCCGCACCGCCTTCGACCTCGCATGACGGCTCACTTTCGATCGGCAGCCTGAAAGGAATCTCTCAATGA
- a CDS encoding family 1 encapsulin nanocompartment shell protein, with product MNNLYRDLAPITESAWAEIEVEAARTFKRHIAGRRVVDVSEPGGPVTAAVSTGRLIDLESPTDGVIAHLRDSRPLVRLRVPFTLSRNEIDDVERGSNDSDWEPVKVAAKKLAFVEDRGIFEGYAPASIQGIRSCSSNPPLTLPDDPRHIPDVITQALTELRLAGVDGPYSVLLSADAYTKVSETTEHGYPILEHLNRLVDGDIIWAPAIDGAFVLTTRGGDFDLQLGTDVSIGYLSHDADTVQLYLQETLTFLCYTAEASVALTPPRD from the coding sequence ATGAACAACCTGTACCGCGACCTGGCGCCGATCACCGAATCCGCCTGGGCGGAGATCGAAGTGGAAGCGGCGCGGACCTTCAAGCGGCACATCGCCGGTCGCCGCGTCGTCGACGTCAGCGAGCCGGGCGGTCCGGTGACGGCGGCCGTCAGCACGGGGCGGCTGATCGACCTGGAGTCGCCCACCGACGGCGTCATCGCTCATCTGCGCGACAGTCGTCCCCTGGTGCGGCTGCGCGTCCCGTTCACCTTGTCCCGCAACGAGATCGACGATGTCGAGCGCGGCTCCAACGACTCCGACTGGGAACCGGTCAAGGTGGCCGCCAAGAAACTGGCGTTCGTCGAGGACCGCGGCATCTTCGAGGGGTACGCCCCGGCGTCCATCCAGGGCATCCGCAGCTGCAGCTCCAACCCTCCCCTGACCCTGCCGGACGACCCGCGCCACATCCCCGACGTGATCACCCAGGCTTTGACGGAACTGCGACTGGCGGGCGTCGACGGCCCGTATTCGGTGCTGCTGTCAGCCGACGCCTACACCAAGGTGAGCGAGACCACCGAGCATGGTTATCCGATCCTCGAGCACCTCAACCGGCTAGTCGACGGCGACATCATCTGGGCGCCGGCCATCGACGGCGCGTTCGTGTTGACCACTCGCGGTGGCGATTTCGACCTGCAGTTGGGCACCGACGTGTCGATCGGCTACCTCAGCCACGACGCCGACACCGTGCAGCTCTACCTGCAGGAGACACTGACGTTCCTGTGCTACACCGCCGAGGCCTCGGTGGCGCTGACGCCCCCGCGGGACTGA
- a CDS encoding SDR family oxidoreductase: protein MTTFDGHTALVTGATSGIGRAIALQLAQRGADVVVHGRNTERGREVVQEIESDGGRARFVAAELNDAAQVRRLAAEAGDVDILVNNAGVFIFGDTVDTDDAVFDEHVNVNMRAPYLLVQELAPAMAQRGRGAIVNISTLAASAPKRKGGVYGATKAALELLTKVWADEFGESGVRVNAVAAGPTDTPGTEATPGLLEKLAGVTALRRIADASEIASAVVFLASPDASYVNGAIFNVTGGETSFAR, encoded by the coding sequence GTGACGACGTTCGACGGCCACACGGCCCTGGTCACCGGCGCCACTTCTGGGATCGGCCGCGCGATCGCGCTGCAACTGGCCCAGCGGGGCGCCGACGTAGTGGTGCATGGGCGCAACACGGAACGCGGCCGCGAGGTGGTACAGGAGATCGAAAGTGACGGCGGCAGAGCACGATTCGTCGCCGCAGAGCTCAACGACGCCGCCCAGGTCCGGCGACTGGCGGCCGAGGCCGGCGACGTCGACATCCTGGTGAACAACGCCGGCGTCTTCATATTCGGCGATACCGTCGACACCGACGACGCCGTCTTCGACGAACATGTGAACGTCAACATGCGCGCTCCGTACCTGCTGGTGCAGGAACTCGCGCCGGCAATGGCGCAGCGGGGCCGCGGTGCGATCGTCAATATCAGCACGCTGGCCGCCTCGGCCCCGAAACGCAAAGGCGGAGTCTACGGTGCCACCAAGGCCGCGCTGGAACTCCTGACCAAGGTGTGGGCGGACGAATTCGGGGAATCCGGTGTGCGGGTCAACGCGGTGGCGGCCGGACCCACCGACACTCCCGGAACGGAGGCCACCCCCGGCCTCCTGGAGAAGCTGGCCGGTGTCACCGCACTGCGCCGCATCGCTGATGCCAGCGAAATAGCAAGCGCGGTGGTGTTTCTCGCGTCCCCGGACGCCAGCTATGTCAACGGTGCGATCTTCAACGTCACCGGCGGGGAAACGTCGTTCGCCCGGTAG